The following are encoded together in the Arcobacter aquimarinus genome:
- a CDS encoding ABC transporter permease: protein MFKVASYLLLTVILATFLLPYFYTVSPYELDPNKILQAPSLEHIFGTDRLGRDVFARILQGGQSSLIIGFLAATISSFLGLIIGITAGYFKGNVDRSITILIDLFLTFPTFFLLLALVSYIQASAIILIIVISITGWMGMSRMIRSESFAIGNKPFIKILKVANVPTYKIILKYFAPLLAPIFLISFTFGVGGAILAESGLSFLGLGINPPSMSWGSLLSDGKAVIDIAWWVSFFPGLMIFIITFCLIQISDYLQNLANKKEIIKN, encoded by the coding sequence ATGTTTAAAGTAGCTTCATATCTTTTATTAACAGTTATTTTAGCAACTTTTTTACTTCCTTATTTTTATACAGTTTCACCCTATGAACTTGATCCAAACAAAATTTTACAAGCTCCGTCATTGGAGCATATATTTGGTACTGATAGATTAGGTCGTGATGTTTTTGCAAGAATTTTGCAAGGTGGACAAAGTTCTCTTATTATAGGTTTTTTAGCTGCTACCATTTCTTCATTTTTAGGTTTAATAATAGGTATTACAGCTGGATATTTTAAAGGAAATGTAGATAGAAGCATTACAATTTTAATTGATTTATTTCTTACATTTCCAACTTTTTTCTTACTTTTAGCTTTGGTTTCATATATTCAAGCATCAGCTATTATTTTGATTATTGTAATATCAATAACTGGTTGGATGGGAATGTCAAGAATGATAAGAAGTGAAAGTTTTGCAATAGGAAATAAGCCTTTTATTAAAATTTTAAAAGTAGCAAATGTTCCAACTTATAAGATAATTCTTAAATATTTTGCTCCTTTATTAGCTCCTATTTTTTTAATCTCTTTTACTTTTGGAGTAGGTGGAGCTATTTTAGCTGAATCTGGACTTTCATTTTTAGGACTTGGTATTAATCCACCTTCTATGTCTTGGGGAAGTTTATTAAGTGATGGAAAAGCTGTTATTGATATAGCTTGGTGGGTTAGTTTTTTCCCTGGTCTTATGATATTTATAATTACATTTTGTTTGATACAAATAAGTGATTATTTACAAAATTTAGCCAATAAAAAAGAGATTATCAAAAACTAA
- the rsmD gene encoding 16S rRNA (guanine(966)-N(2))-methyltransferase RsmD, whose protein sequence is MKTDRPTTKIIAGTYKGKVLELPSLDVTRSSKSMLKESLFNVLQFDIIDKIFIESFAGSGSIGLEAISRGAKRAYFIELDKKSYQILLKNCKLIDIEKCQTIQGNTFVQTPLILDFLRNSKDEIVLYVDPPFDYREGMEDIYKKSFHMIEEITATNIFMIVVEHVSSLEIPEVLGKFSLDKTRKFGKSALSYYSYTK, encoded by the coding sequence ATGAAAACTGATAGACCAACTACAAAAATAATAGCAGGAACTTATAAAGGTAAGGTTTTAGAACTTCCTTCTCTTGATGTTACAAGAAGTTCTAAATCTATGTTAAAAGAGTCATTATTTAATGTTTTGCAGTTTGATATTATAGATAAGATTTTTATAGAATCATTTGCAGGGAGTGGTTCTATTGGTCTTGAAGCGATAAGTAGAGGCGCTAAAAGAGCTTATTTTATAGAGCTTGATAAAAAATCTTATCAAATCTTATTAAAAAATTGTAAGTTAATAGATATTGAAAAATGTCAAACTATTCAAGGAAATACTTTTGTTCAAACACCTTTGATTCTAGATTTTTTAAGAAACTCAAAAGATGAGATTGTTTTATATGTTGATCCTCCTTTTGATTATAGAGAAGGTATGGAAGATATTTATAAAAAATCTTTTCATATGATTGAAGAAATAACAGCAACTAATATTTTTATGATAGTTGTTGAGCACGTTTCAAGTTTAGAAATACCAGAAGTTTTAGGAAAATTCTCTTTAGATAAAACTAGAAAATTTGGTAAAAGTGCACTTTCATATTATAGTTACACAAAGTAA